Part of the Streptomyces sp. NBC_01460 genome, CCTTCGACAAGGTCGCGGCCGAGTTCCCCGAGGTCAGCACCGACTACCTGCACGTCGACGCCGCGACGATCTTCTTCGTGACGCAGCCGGAGCGCTTCGACGTCATCGTCACCGACAACCTCTTCGGTGACATCCTCACCGACCTCGCCGCGGCCGTGACCGGCGGTATCGGCCTGGCCGCGTCCGGCAACATCAACCCGACGGGCGCCTTCCCGTCCATGTTCGAGCCGGTGCACGGCACCGCGCCCGACATCGCGGGCCAGGGCAAGGCGGACCCGACCGCCACGATCCTCTCCGTCGCCCTCCTGCTGCGCCACCTCGGCTACGAGGCCGAGGCCGTGCGCATCGAGGAGGCCGTCTCCGCCGACCTTGCGGAGCGTGACGGGCAGAACGCACGCACCACCGACGAGATCGGCGACGCGCTCGCGGTACGCGTAGCGAGCTGACCCGACGCCTCCACTTCGAAGCCGCCGGGTCGCAACCGCACCCGGCGGCTTCACCTCGCGGTCTCCGGGTGCCACCATCGACCCCTGGACCGCGTTTTCGCGTCGCCCTCGCGCCCCACCGCAATCACGTCATTTCGTGCAGAGCCGCCCCCGGGAGATAATCGAACGGGACCGCGGCTCGCGGTGAAGCTCGGACGTCCTACGACCTGCCGGGCTGCCGCCGGGCGGGAGCGGGCGTGAGCGCGGTCCATCACACACAAGACCGGTGAAGGACACGCACTCATGACGACGCCCACGATCGAGCTCAAGCCCTCCTCGACCCCGCTGTCCGACGCGGAGCGCGAGGCGATCCTGGTGAGCCCCGGCTTCGGCCGTTACTTCACCGATCACATGGTGACGATCCGCTGGACCGAGGGACGCGGCTGGCACGACGCCCAGCTCGTGCCCTACGGGCCGCTGTCGATGGACCCGGCCAACATGACCCTGCACTACGCGCAGGAGATCTTCGAGGGCCTCAAGGCCTACCGGCAGCCCGACGGCACCGTCGCCACCTTCCGCCCGGAGGCGAACGCCGCGCGCTTCCAGCGCTCCGCGGCCCGCCTCGCGATGCCCGAGCTGCCGGCGGAGACCTTCATCGAGGCCTGCGACGTGCTGGTCCGGCAGGACCGGGCCTGGGTCCCGGCGCACGGTGGCGAGGAGTCCCTCTACCTGCGCCCCTTCATGATCGCCGCCGAGGTCGGCCTGGGTGTCCGGCCCGCCAACGAGTACCTCTTCCTCGTCATCGCCTCTCCCGCCGGCGCCTACTTCCCCGGCGGTGTGAAGCCGGTCTCCATCTGGCTCTCCCAGGACCGGGTCCGCGCCGTCCCCGGCGGCATGGGCGACGCCAAGACCGGCGGCAACTACGCCGCCTCCCTCCTCGCCCAGGCCGAGGCCGCCGCGCAGGGCTGCGACCAGGTCGCCTACCTCGACGCCGTCGAGCACAAGTGGGTCGAGGAGCTGGGCGGCATGAACCTCTACTTCGTGTACGGGCAGGAGGACGGCAGCAAGCGGATCGTCACCCCCTCCCTCACGGGCTCGCTGCTCGCCGGCGTCACCCGTGACTCCCTGCTGACCGTCGCCCGCGACCTCGGTTACGCCTCCGAGGAGGGCCGCATCTCCATCGACCAGTGGCGCGCCGACACCGAGAACGGCACCCTCACCGAGGTCTTCGCCTGCGGCACGGCCGCCGTGATCACCCCCGTCGGCACCGTGAAGTCCGCGGACGGCCAGTGGATCCAGGGCGACGGCACCCCCGGCGAGGTCACCCTCAAGCTGCGCGAGCGCCTGCTGGACATCCAGCGCGGCATCGCCGAGGACACCCACGGCTGGATGCACGAGCTCGGCTAGTCACCGCTCCCGCCCACGAAGGCCGCGCCCCCTCACCGGGGGCGCGGCCTTCGCCGTTCCGCGTCCCGTCCGGGCACCCGCGCGTCCAGAGTTTTGAGCGACGCTCAAAACATGGTTAGAGTGCTGCTCCAACCAGTGGGAGAGCCGCTCCGACCAGGAGGTGCCGTGACGTGCGACTGACCCCGACCGAACGCGACCGGCTGCTGCTCTTCGGCGCCGCCGAGCTTGCCCGGGCGCGGCGCGCCCGCGGCCTGCGGCTCAACGTCCCCGAGGCCACGGCCCTGATCGCGGACACCGTCTGCGAGGCCGCCAGGGACGGACGGAGGCTGGCCGAGGCGATCGAGGCCGCCCGTGCCGTGCTGGGGCCCGACGACGTGCTGCCCGGCGTGGCCGACGTCGTCACCGAGGTCCATGTGGAGGCCGTGTTCGACGACGGTTCCCGTCTCGCGGTCGTCAGCGATCCCCTCGCCGGCGGCACGCTCGGCGACGAGGCCCCCGGAGCGCTGCTCCCCGGGCCCGCGGCGCCGGGTCCTGAGCCCGCCGTGCGGCTCACCGTCCGCAACACCGCGACCGTCCCGGTCAGCGTCACGTCCCACTTCCACTTCTTCGAGGCCAACCCCCGGCTCCACTTCGACCGCTCCGCGGCGTACGGGATGCGGCTGGGCGTGCCGGCCGGGTCCTCCGTCCGCTTCGGCCCGGGGGAGACCGCCGAGGCGGCGCTCGTCCCCATCGGCGGCGACCGGATCGCGATCGGTTTCGCCGGGCTCGTCGACGGGCCCCTGGACGCGCCGGGCGCGAAGGAGGAGGCGCTGCGCAGGGCGGCGGCCTGCGGCTACCTCGGTGCGGAGGAGAGCTGATGGATCCCTACGAGTACGCCTCCGTGCACGGCCCGCGCGCGGGCGACCGGGTCAGGCTCGGCGACTCCGGGCTGACCGTCCGCGTGGAGTCCGACTCCCAGAAGCAGGGCGACGAGTTCCTCGCCGGGTTCGGCAAGACGGCCCGCGACGGCCTGCACCTCAAGGCCGCGGCGGTCCGGGACACCTGTGACGTCGTCATCAGCAACGTCCTGGTCATCGATGCCGTGCTGGGGATCCGGAAGGTCTCGGTCGGCATCCGCGAGGGCCGGATCGCCGCGATCGGGCGGGCCGGCAACCCGGACACCCTCGACGGGGTCGACGTGGTCGTCGGCACGGGCACGACCATCGTCTCGGGCGAGGGCCTGATCGCGACGGCGGGTGCGGTGGACCCCCACGTCCACCTGCTCTCCCCGCGCATCATGGAGGCGTCCCTCGCCTCCGGAGTCACCACGATCATCGGCCAGGAGTTCGGCCCGGTCTGGGGCGTCGGCGTCAACTCCCCGTGGGCGCTGCGACACGCCTTCAACGCCTTCGACGCCTGGCCCGTCAACATCGGCTTCCTGGGCCGCGGCTCCTCCTCCCACGAAGCCCCGCTGGTCGAGGCGCTCGCCGAGGGCGGCGCCTGCGGCTTCAAGGTCCACGAGGACATGGGCGCCCACACCCGCGCCCTTGACACCGCCCTGCGGGTCGCCGAGGAGTACGACGTCCAGGTCGCCCTGCACAGCGACGGGCTCAACGAGTGCCTGTCCGTGGAGGACACCCTGAGCGTGCTCGAAGGGCGCACGATCCACGCCTTCCACATCGAGGGCTGCGGCGGCGGGCACGTCCCCAACGTGCTGAAGATGGCGGGCGTCCCGAACGTCATCGGCTCCTCCACCAACCCGACGCTCCCCTTCGGCCGGGACGCCGTCGCCGAGCACTACGGGATGATCGTCTCCGTCCACGACCTCAAGACCGACCTCCCCGGTGACGCCGCCATGGCCCGCGACCGGATCAGGGCCGGGACCATGGGCGCCGAGGACGTGCTGCACGACCTGGGCGCGATCGGCATCACCTCGTCCGACGCGCAGGGCATGGGCCGGGCCGGGGAGACCGTGCGCCGCACCTTCGCCATGGCGGCGAAGATGAAGGCCGAGCTCGGCCCGATGGAGGGCGACGGCCCCGGCGACGACAACGCCCGGGTGCTGCGCTACATGGCCAAGCTCACCATCAACCCCGCCCTCGCCCACGGCCTCTCCCACGAGGTCGGGTCGATCGAGACGGGGAAGCTCGCCGACATCGTCCTCTGGCGCCCCGAGTTCTTCGGCGCGAAGCCCCAGCTGGTCCTGAAGGCCGGCTTCCCCGCCTACGGGGTCACCGGTGACCCCAACGCCGCCACGGACACCTGCGAACCCCTCGTCCTCGGACCGCAGTTCGGTGCGTACGGGGCGACGGCCGCCGATCTCTCCGTCGCCTTCGTCGCGGAGGCCGCCACCCAGCTCGGCTCCGACCTGATGCCCACCCGCCGCCGCCGGGTGGGCGTCCGGGGGACGCGCGGCATCGGCCCCGCCGACCTGCGCCTCAACTCCCGTACCGGACAGGTCGGCGTCGACGGCGAGACCGGGCTCGTCACGCTCGACGGCGACCCTTTGCGCTCCCCGGCCGCCGAATCCGTCTCCCTCAACCGCCTCTACTTCCTCTAGGACCCGCGATGACCTTCCGTATGCCGCCCGAGTGGGCCCCGCACGAGCGCACCTGGATGGCCTGGCCCGGCCCCAACCCCACCTTCGACACCGACGCCGAGCTCGACGAGGCCCGTGCCGCCTGGGCCTCCGTCGCCCGGGCCGTACGCCGCTTCGAGCCGGTCACCGTGATCGTCGGGCCCGGCCAGGAGGACAGTGCCCGCGCGCTCCTCGGCCCGGACGTCGAGACGGCCGTACGCCCCCTGGACGACGCCTGGATGCGGGACATCGGACCGACCTTCGTGGTCGACGACGAGAGCGGTCAACTCGCGGCGGTGGACTGGACGTTCAACGGATGGGGCGCTCAGGGCTGGGCGCGCTGGGAGCACGACCGGCACATCGCGCGGGGCGTCGCCGAGCTGGCCGGAGTGCCCGTGCACAGCTCGCCGCTCGTCAACGAGGGCGGCGCGATCCACGTGGACGGCGAGGGCACCGTGCTGCTCACCGAGACCGTCCAGCTGGGCCAGGAGCGCAACCCCGGCTGGAGCAGGCAGGCCGTCGAGGACGAGATCCACGCCCGCCTCGGGACCGAGAAGGCGATCTGGCTGCCGCGGGGCCTGGCGGGGGACTACGGCACCTACGGCACCCTCGGCCACGTCGACATCGTCGCCGCCTTCGCCCGCCCCGGGGTCGTCGTCGCCCACGTCCAGCCCGACCCCTCCCACCCGGACCACGAGATCACCCGTGAGACGGTCCGGCTCCTGCGGGCCGCCACCGACGCCCGGGGCCGCCGGCTGGAGGTGGTGGAGATACCGGCGCCGACCGTGCTCCGGGACGCCGACGGCGCATGGGCCGACTACTCCTACATCAACCACTACCTCTGCAACGGCGGGGTGGTCCTCTGCGCCTTCGACGACCCGAGGGACGCGGAGGCGGCCGCCGTCCTCGGTGACCTCTTCCCCGACCGTACGGTGACACCCG contains:
- a CDS encoding branched-chain amino acid aminotransferase, which translates into the protein MTTPTIELKPSSTPLSDAEREAILVSPGFGRYFTDHMVTIRWTEGRGWHDAQLVPYGPLSMDPANMTLHYAQEIFEGLKAYRQPDGTVATFRPEANAARFQRSAARLAMPELPAETFIEACDVLVRQDRAWVPAHGGEESLYLRPFMIAAEVGLGVRPANEYLFLVIASPAGAYFPGGVKPVSIWLSQDRVRAVPGGMGDAKTGGNYAASLLAQAEAAAQGCDQVAYLDAVEHKWVEELGGMNLYFVYGQEDGSKRIVTPSLTGSLLAGVTRDSLLTVARDLGYASEEGRISIDQWRADTENGTLTEVFACGTAAVITPVGTVKSADGQWIQGDGTPGEVTLKLRERLLDIQRGIAEDTHGWMHELG
- the ureA gene encoding urease subunit gamma, with translation MRLTPTERDRLLLFGAAELARARRARGLRLNVPEATALIADTVCEAARDGRRLAEAIEAARAVLGPDDVLPGVADVVTEVHVEAVFDDGSRLAVVSDPLAGGTLGDEAPGALLPGPAAPGPEPAVRLTVRNTATVPVSVTSHFHFFEANPRLHFDRSAAYGMRLGVPAGSSVRFGPGETAEAALVPIGGDRIAIGFAGLVDGPLDAPGAKEEALRRAAACGYLGAEES
- a CDS encoding urease subunit alpha; the protein is MDPYEYASVHGPRAGDRVRLGDSGLTVRVESDSQKQGDEFLAGFGKTARDGLHLKAAAVRDTCDVVISNVLVIDAVLGIRKVSVGIREGRIAAIGRAGNPDTLDGVDVVVGTGTTIVSGEGLIATAGAVDPHVHLLSPRIMEASLASGVTTIIGQEFGPVWGVGVNSPWALRHAFNAFDAWPVNIGFLGRGSSSHEAPLVEALAEGGACGFKVHEDMGAHTRALDTALRVAEEYDVQVALHSDGLNECLSVEDTLSVLEGRTIHAFHIEGCGGGHVPNVLKMAGVPNVIGSSTNPTLPFGRDAVAEHYGMIVSVHDLKTDLPGDAAMARDRIRAGTMGAEDVLHDLGAIGITSSDAQGMGRAGETVRRTFAMAAKMKAELGPMEGDGPGDDNARVLRYMAKLTINPALAHGLSHEVGSIETGKLADIVLWRPEFFGAKPQLVLKAGFPAYGVTGDPNAATDTCEPLVLGPQFGAYGATAADLSVAFVAEAATQLGSDLMPTRRRRVGVRGTRGIGPADLRLNSRTGQVGVDGETGLVTLDGDPLRSPAAESVSLNRLYFL
- a CDS encoding agmatine deiminase family protein, with protein sequence MTFRMPPEWAPHERTWMAWPGPNPTFDTDAELDEARAAWASVARAVRRFEPVTVIVGPGQEDSARALLGPDVETAVRPLDDAWMRDIGPTFVVDDESGQLAAVDWTFNGWGAQGWARWEHDRHIARGVAELAGVPVHSSPLVNEGGAIHVDGEGTVLLTETVQLGQERNPGWSRQAVEDEIHARLGTEKAIWLPRGLAGDYGTYGTLGHVDIVAAFARPGVVVAHVQPDPSHPDHEITRETVRLLRAATDARGRRLEVVEIPAPTVLRDADGAWADYSYINHYLCNGGVVLCAFDDPRDAEAAAVLGDLFPDRTVTPVDARTIFAGGGGIHCITQQQPRT